The following proteins are co-located in the Tardibacter chloracetimidivorans genome:
- a CDS encoding ligase-associated DNA damage response DEXH box helicase gives MAESSLPVTLQNWFDARGWRVRGHQLAMLDAARAGASALLVAPTGSGKTLSGFLPSLAELIAQPGFDGLHTLYVSPLKALAVDVQRNLLTPIEEMGLGIRVETRTGDTPHARKARQRIMPPQMLLTTPESLSLMLSWPDAERMFGSLSTVIIDEVHAFAPTKRGDLLNLALSRLERFRPGFRRVALSATVQDPAAYVHWLAPADKQDSVRLVMGEKGADPQVTILIPEGRVPWQGHSGRYAIDQVYEQIKAHRLTLIFCNTRGLAELIFQDLWKINEDDLPIGVHHGSLSVEVRRRMEAAMGEGRLRALVATASLDLGVDWGDVDLVIQMGAPKGSSRLTQRIGRANHRLEEPSQALVIPGNRFEYLEARAALDAVEGGDLDPDGFRPGALDVLAQHVMACACSAPFDADVMFDEVRRSAPYVALERETFDRLIDFISTGGYALRAYDRFRRLRQGADGLWHVSHPRFVEQHRMNAGVIVDAPLIEVRFKRGRKLGTLEEGFASTLSPGDTFAFAGLSLEVERIDTTEMIVRATSKSPRIPTYGGTRLALSTNLAARVRRFLHEPEEWRRFPDDVREWLEVQGRRSLLPRPDQMLVETFPHEGTHYMVAFPFEGWNAHQSLGMLLTRRMETAGYGPLGFIATDYALGAWSVKPVIDPRPLFSPDILEHEFVEWVQRSHLLKRAFREVALIGGLIDRQHPGKRKTGRQVTFSTDLIYDVLRRYEPDHMLLRAAWEDARTRLTDVGRLADLLNRSNEAIVHMALDRVSPMSVPLMMIIGRESVRQEATEDMLLAEADALVAEAMRLD, from the coding sequence ATGGCCGAAAGTTCCCTTCCCGTCACATTGCAGAACTGGTTCGATGCGCGCGGCTGGCGCGTGCGCGGTCATCAGCTTGCGATGCTGGATGCGGCGCGCGCCGGAGCCAGCGCATTGCTGGTCGCGCCGACGGGATCGGGCAAGACGCTTTCGGGCTTTCTGCCGAGCCTTGCCGAATTGATCGCCCAGCCGGGGTTCGATGGCCTCCACACCCTCTATGTGTCGCCGCTGAAGGCGCTTGCAGTCGACGTCCAGCGCAACCTGCTGACCCCGATTGAAGAAATGGGCTTGGGCATCAGGGTGGAGACGCGGACGGGTGACACGCCCCACGCGCGCAAGGCCCGGCAGCGGATCATGCCGCCGCAGATGCTGCTGACCACTCCGGAATCGCTGAGCCTGATGCTGTCCTGGCCCGATGCGGAGCGCATGTTCGGATCGCTCAGCACCGTCATCATCGACGAGGTCCACGCCTTTGCGCCCACCAAGCGCGGCGACCTGCTGAACCTGGCCCTGTCGCGGCTGGAGCGGTTCCGGCCCGGTTTCAGGCGCGTGGCACTGTCGGCCACCGTGCAGGACCCCGCCGCCTATGTGCACTGGCTCGCGCCTGCGGACAAGCAGGACAGCGTGCGGCTGGTGATGGGAGAGAAAGGCGCGGATCCGCAGGTCACCATCCTCATCCCTGAAGGGCGGGTGCCGTGGCAGGGCCATTCCGGCCGCTATGCCATCGATCAGGTCTATGAGCAGATCAAGGCGCATCGGCTGACGCTGATCTTCTGCAACACACGCGGCCTGGCCGAACTCATCTTTCAGGATTTGTGGAAGATCAATGAGGACGATCTGCCGATCGGGGTCCATCACGGCTCGCTTTCGGTCGAGGTGCGGCGGCGCATGGAAGCCGCAATGGGCGAAGGCAGGCTTCGCGCTCTGGTGGCGACGGCAAGCCTCGACCTCGGCGTCGACTGGGGCGACGTCGATCTCGTCATCCAGATGGGCGCGCCAAAGGGCTCGTCGCGGCTGACCCAGCGGATCGGCCGCGCCAATCACCGGCTGGAAGAGCCTTCGCAGGCGCTCGTCATTCCCGGCAACCGCTTTGAATATCTGGAGGCGCGCGCCGCGCTGGATGCGGTCGAAGGCGGCGATCTTGATCCCGACGGGTTCCGTCCAGGCGCGCTCGATGTGCTGGCGCAACATGTCATGGCCTGCGCCTGTTCCGCGCCGTTCGATGCGGACGTTATGTTCGACGAGGTGCGCCGGTCCGCGCCCTATGTGGCGCTGGAAAGGGAGACGTTCGACCGGCTGATCGATTTCATCTCGACCGGAGGCTATGCGTTGCGGGCCTATGACCGGTTTCGCCGCCTTCGTCAGGGCGCGGACGGCCTGTGGCATGTCTCGCACCCCCGCTTCGTAGAGCAGCACCGCATGAACGCGGGCGTTATCGTCGATGCGCCGCTGATCGAGGTGCGCTTCAAGAGGGGACGCAAGCTCGGCACGCTGGAAGAAGGCTTTGCCTCCACCCTGTCCCCCGGAGACACCTTCGCCTTTGCGGGCCTTTCGCTTGAGGTGGAGCGGATCGACACGACCGAGATGATCGTGCGCGCGACCAGCAAATCGCCGCGCATCCCCACCTATGGCGGCACGCGCCTTGCGCTTTCGACCAATCTCGCGGCCCGGGTCCGCCGGTTCCTGCACGAGCCGGAGGAATGGCGGCGCTTTCCCGATGACGTGCGCGAATGGCTGGAGGTGCAGGGCAGGCGGTCGCTGCTGCCCCGGCCGGACCAGATGCTGGTCGAAACCTTCCCGCACGAAGGCACACACTATATGGTCGCCTTTCCGTTCGAAGGCTGGAACGCGCACCAGTCGCTCGGCATGCTCCTCACTCGCCGCATGGAGACGGCGGGCTATGGCCCACTGGGCTTCATCGCCACCGATTATGCGCTTGGCGCGTGGTCGGTGAAGCCGGTTATCGATCCCCGCCCGCTCTTTTCGCCGGACATATTGGAGCATGAGTTCGTCGAATGGGTGCAGCGCTCCCACCTGTTGAAGCGCGCCTTTCGCGAGGTCGCGCTGATCGGCGGCCTGATCGACCGCCAGCATCCCGGCAAGCGCAAGACCGGGCGTCAGGTCACCTTCTCGACCGATCTCATCTATGACGTTCTGCGCCGTTACGAGCCTGATCACATGCTGCTGCGCGCGGCGTGGGAGGATGCGCGCACCCGCCTGACCGATGTCGGGCGGCTGGCCGATCTGCTCAATCGCTCCAATGAAGCAATCGTCCACATGGCGCTGGACCGGGTGTCGCCCATGTCGGTGCCGCTGATGATGATCATCGGCCGGGAAAGCGTGCGGCAGGAAGCGACCGAGGACATGCTGCTTGCGGAAGCCGATGCGCTGGTCGCCGAAGCCATGCGGCTCGATTGA
- a CDS encoding ligase-associated DNA damage response exonuclease, producing the protein MARLGSWIEAHATGIHVPAGDFWIDPALSTERALITHGHSDHARGGHGHVLATPETLAIMRARYGEAGHAQAISYGEKVWIGDVSVRFVPAGHVLGSAQIVLEYRGERAVVSGDYKRRHDPTCPPFEPVPCDIFITEATFALPVFCHPETRSEIERLMAALAAEPDRCILVGAYALGKAQRVIAELRAAGHDAPIFIHGALQRLCDLYRDFGVELGELRLATGLKPADLAGQIVVAPPSALNDRWSRRLPDPITAMASGWMRIRQRARQSNIELPLVISDHADWPELTATIAEINPAEVWVTHGREEALVHWCGLRQIRARELALIGREDEDD; encoded by the coding sequence ATGGCTCGACTTGGTTCCTGGATTGAAGCGCATGCAACTGGCATCCACGTGCCTGCCGGGGATTTCTGGATCGATCCGGCGCTTTCGACGGAACGCGCGCTCATCACCCACGGCCATTCGGACCATGCGCGCGGCGGCCACGGCCATGTGCTCGCCACGCCTGAGACGCTCGCCATCATGCGCGCGCGTTATGGCGAGGCGGGACATGCGCAGGCCATCAGCTATGGCGAAAAGGTCTGGATCGGCGATGTCAGCGTGCGCTTCGTGCCTGCGGGCCATGTGCTCGGCTCCGCGCAGATCGTGCTGGAATATCGGGGCGAACGGGCGGTGGTGTCCGGCGACTACAAGCGCAGGCACGACCCCACCTGCCCGCCGTTCGAGCCGGTTCCCTGCGATATCTTCATCACCGAGGCGACCTTTGCCCTGCCCGTCTTCTGCCATCCGGAAACCCGGTCGGAAATCGAAAGGCTGATGGCGGCGCTTGCCGCCGAGCCCGACCGGTGCATCCTTGTCGGCGCCTATGCGCTTGGCAAGGCGCAGCGGGTGATCGCCGAATTGCGCGCGGCGGGACATGACGCGCCGATCTTTATCCATGGCGCGCTCCAGCGGCTGTGCGATCTCTACCGCGATTTCGGCGTGGAATTGGGCGAATTGAGGCTCGCCACGGGCCTGAAACCGGCTGACCTTGCCGGACAGATCGTCGTCGCGCCGCCATCGGCGCTGAACGACCGCTGGTCGCGCCGCCTGCCCGATCCGATCACCGCCATGGCAAGCGGCTGGATGCGCATTCGCCAGCGCGCGCGGCAGAGCAATATCGAATTGCCGCTCGTCATCTCCGACCACGCCGACTGGCCCGAACTGACCGCGACCATTGCCGAGATCAACCCGGCCGAAGTGTGGGTGACGCACGGCCGCGAGGAAGCGCTGGTCCACTGGTGCGGCCTCAGGCAGATACGCGCGCGGGAGCTTGCGCTCATCGGCCGCGAGGACGAGGACGACTGA